A single region of the Sulfurimonas sp. genome encodes:
- a CDS encoding GTP-binding protein, protein MAKEKFERTKPHVNIGTIGHVDHGKTTLTAAITAVLAVKNDAKFMDYDQIDNAPEERERGITIATSHVEYETDSRHYAHVDCPGHADYVKNMI, encoded by the coding sequence ATGGCAAAAGAAAAGTTTGAACGTACGAAGCCGCACGTAAACATTGGTACTATTGGTCACGTTGACCACGGTAAAACTACTTTAACAGCAGCTATTACAGCAGTACTTGCAGTTAAAAATGATGCGAAATTTATGGATTATGATCAAATCGATAACGCACCAGAAGAAAGAGAGCGTGGTATTACTATCGCTACTTCACACGTTGAGTATGAGACTGATTCTCGTCACTATGCACACGTTGACTGTCCAGGTCACGCGGATTATGTTAAAAACATGATTA